From bacterium, one genomic window encodes:
- a CDS encoding CBASS cGAMP-activated phospholipase: MAPYIIPTLQNASLAGARIWLSGSLPEVSVSSETERSEMLAFVRNFASQVFRMGGHILHGSHPSFTPVLLEEAKNYQRNGGKKDCLALAVSRYWSKDSKNASIEDWRKSCMVYETSEASGTNARNDSLDILRKWMAARCDVIVVVGGKWWQEVAGQAGVPLEVGLALDRGIPCFLLAGLGGAAREFVAKYPHLLQQLKNGFDEISNRKLATEENVGALVQTVCDQLERLPLVRGRSSDGVSFRILALDGGGLKGAFTAAALAAWEAQTKLRAVDHFDLIAGTSTGGILAIGLGLGLSGKQMLEFYQERGSVIFPVTSFRSSIRHTFRHLFFPKFSQEILLRELKAALYGGKPAVLFGSSQCRLLIPSYHAVAGASHLFRTPHHPDLTADAYTEAADVALATAAAPTFFSAAKIANMVSESSYFDGGVWANCPAMAAIVEAVCYLRIPMDRIDVLSVGTTEEPFTVRKQTRAGIFRWSRKLLKLFMNAQEESSLRHARLLAGEPRFLRVNVMTSPKSYSLDGPKEIGELADLGNRAALDPVVLGQVKSRFLNGVAITPWERF; encoded by the coding sequence ATGGCTCCATATATTATACCTACGCTCCAAAATGCATCATTGGCTGGTGCCCGCATTTGGCTGTCAGGGTCTTTGCCCGAAGTTTCAGTTTCTTCGGAGACCGAGAGATCGGAAATGCTCGCGTTTGTGCGTAATTTCGCTTCCCAAGTGTTTCGAATGGGCGGGCATATCTTGCACGGAAGTCACCCCTCGTTCACTCCAGTCCTATTGGAAGAAGCGAAAAATTATCAACGGAATGGAGGTAAGAAGGATTGTCTCGCATTAGCGGTATCGCGTTATTGGTCGAAAGATAGCAAGAATGCGTCGATAGAAGACTGGCGGAAAAGTTGTATGGTCTATGAGACCTCTGAAGCCTCTGGGACCAATGCTCGAAATGATAGCCTGGATATATTGAGGAAATGGATGGCCGCTCGCTGCGATGTCATAGTTGTTGTAGGCGGTAAATGGTGGCAGGAAGTGGCTGGACAAGCTGGTGTTCCTTTGGAAGTTGGCCTCGCGCTTGATAGAGGAATTCCGTGTTTTCTGTTGGCTGGATTGGGGGGTGCAGCCAGAGAATTTGTGGCAAAATATCCTCATCTTTTGCAGCAACTTAAGAACGGCTTTGATGAGATTTCAAATCGAAAACTCGCAACAGAGGAAAACGTTGGGGCGCTCGTACAGACGGTATGTGATCAACTTGAACGCTTGCCGCTGGTTAGAGGTCGAAGTTCTGACGGGGTATCATTCAGAATTCTTGCGCTAGATGGGGGTGGGCTTAAAGGTGCATTTACGGCCGCTGCTCTGGCAGCTTGGGAGGCTCAGACCAAACTGCGAGCAGTTGATCATTTTGATCTGATTGCAGGGACTTCGACCGGTGGAATCCTGGCCATTGGTTTGGGGCTGGGTCTCTCTGGAAAACAGATGTTGGAGTTTTATCAAGAGCGCGGCTCGGTGATTTTTCCTGTTACCAGCTTCCGGAGTAGTATCCGTCACACTTTTCGTCATCTCTTTTTTCCTAAATTTTCACAAGAAATCTTATTACGTGAACTCAAGGCTGCTTTGTATGGTGGGAAGCCTGCGGTTCTTTTCGGGAGTTCTCAGTGTAGGCTGTTAATTCCGAGTTATCATGCAGTTGCTGGAGCTTCGCACCTATTTCGTACGCCTCATCACCCGGATCTGACTGCGGACGCCTATACCGAAGCTGCTGATGTTGCGCTGGCCACGGCAGCGGCGCCCACATTCTTTTCCGCTGCGAAAATTGCCAATATGGTTTCGGAGAGCAGCTATTTCGATGGCGGAGTTTGGGCTAATTGCCCAGCGATGGCAGCGATTGTTGAAGCCGTTTGCTACCTTCGCATTCCGATGGACCGGATTGATGTCTTAAGCGTTGGAACAACTGAGGAACCATTCACCGTCAGAAAACAGACGCGAGCAGGTATCTTTCGGTGGAGCAGAAAGCTCCTCAAGCTCTTCATGAACGCTCAAGAAGAATCGAGTCTTCGCCATGCGCGATTGCTGGCTGGCGAACCACGATTCCTTCGGGTCAATGTAATGACATCACCGAAAAGTTACAGCCTAGACGGACCAAAGGAAATTGGCGAGTTGGCTGATCTTGGTAACCGGGCTGCTTTGGACCCGGTTGTACTCGGTCAAGTGAAGTCTCGATTTCTGAACGGTGTTGCTATTACTCCATGGGAAAGATTTTGA
- a CDS encoding TIR domain-containing protein: MARHTFFSFHYVNDVMRAQVIKNAWVTQDRVESGFFDKSAFEKAQIESPDNLKRFLTSKLEGTSVTCVCVGAQTFARPWVRYEIMRSVQQGKGLLGVKLDQVKCAQSVKKGLIGYERSGANPFDQLGIRRNDGRLSWIEWKAGKWVPFSEVPSVAETDVPYQLGSKSALKLSELFAVYDYNPSIDHLKIGQWIENAAKHAGR, encoded by the coding sequence ATGGCTCGTCATACATTTTTTAGTTTCCACTACGTCAATGACGTTATGCGCGCTCAAGTCATTAAAAATGCTTGGGTCACTCAAGATCGCGTTGAATCTGGATTTTTCGACAAATCTGCCTTTGAAAAAGCGCAGATCGAAAGTCCCGATAACTTGAAGCGTTTTTTAACAAGCAAGCTCGAAGGTACGTCTGTGACTTGTGTTTGTGTTGGGGCTCAAACTTTTGCACGCCCATGGGTTCGCTATGAAATCATGCGTAGTGTTCAGCAAGGCAAGGGACTGCTTGGGGTGAAACTCGACCAAGTCAAGTGCGCTCAAAGCGTTAAAAAAGGTCTTATTGGTTACGAACGAAGCGGTGCAAATCCATTTGATCAGCTTGGTATTAGGCGTAACGATGGCCGACTGAGTTGGATAGAATGGAAAGCTGGTAAGTGGGTGCCGTTTAGTGAGGTCCCTTCCGTTGCTGAAACTGATGTTCCGTATCAACTGGGCAGTAAAAGCGCACTAAAATTATCCGAACTATTTGCGGTCTACGACTACAATCCAAGCATTGATCACCTGAAAATTGGCCAGTGGATAGAGAATGCCGCTAAGCACGCTGGGCGGTAA
- a CDS encoding DEAD/DEAH box helicase family protein has product MPLKSLEHLASKVPFETLPANWSTFALGRFSPDKSLWDYQQLALRLALSVLFKFYEEFEDFIPGEDVSADVVRKRKLTEWYADGMLLSAKERNSLNLSLVRAKRPLQELVDDFFALDENNPQLDFERLCNRVGFWMATGSGKTLVLVKLLEILHLLMRRQEIPVCDVLMLTHREDLLVQFQNAINEYNHAPDAPIHIELCELREYPEAKREAPGGLLGRDSTLRVFYYRSDNLSDEHKERIVDFRNYDNGGRWYVLLDEAHKGVAEDSKRKYIYTIMTRAGFLFNFSATFTDTLDLTTTVHNFNLAEFISRGYGKHIAILKQELTAFKRRAGGDYTDDEKRKVVLKSMMLIACTARKVRELRAESGVPGLYHHPLLLALVNSVNTEDADLKLYFQQLIAIGRGEVPTPMWNAARDELWEELASEPPFLYEDRRTLRVAQADIMDIRPADIWRDVYNSESGKAGEIEVLVRPGNIREIAFKLKTSARPFALIKIGDITKWLKESLTGFDAIETLEDESFFTQLNQADSSINILMGSRSFYEGWDSNRPNVINFVNIGTGDDARKFIIQSVGRGVRIQSWGGARKRLEELHDEFDDKAMFRRLREKAEAPETLYVLGTNRDALNVVLEELKKEKPLVQDFLRLELNPEVGKRLLLVPEYRDQSKPLIDERVPSKFEIASKDFDLVSKYDAAVEDDRVLLLAHGGSPSVVKHFRDCNKDSDKYFAKQSARSYRNMEVMVGRVMDYFGLRMREVERIRELEPDDIVHFRQMAVDKVHAEEIQNRVNKVINSQTKEAKGRVAELTSKVGQMELGLIEATRIMETEGLTGHETYNQDLTLEYLANHYYLPTIYSNGKRLDYLKHIIDTESEVRFLGVLRDYVKKSDCVLKKLDWWMFSKLDQYLDDPFIPYYDPKQNREARFIPDFIFWGQSGKDYVIHFVDPKGMEQIDWERKVDGYCRQFENGKEAPRVFSFDNLTVTVRLSLFTSDRNKCPAGSYNRFWHDNARDLFSAAVKGMASVKV; this is encoded by the coding sequence ATGCCGTTAAAATCCCTAGAACATCTGGCATCCAAAGTGCCGTTTGAGACGCTGCCGGCGAACTGGAGTACGTTCGCCCTTGGCCGTTTCTCACCCGATAAAAGCCTGTGGGACTACCAGCAACTGGCATTGAGGCTGGCCCTTTCCGTCCTGTTCAAATTCTACGAAGAGTTTGAGGATTTCATCCCCGGTGAGGATGTCTCCGCAGATGTCGTGCGAAAGCGGAAACTGACCGAATGGTATGCCGACGGCATGCTGCTTTCGGCAAAGGAACGAAATTCCCTCAACCTCTCGCTGGTCCGGGCGAAACGCCCGCTTCAGGAATTGGTTGATGATTTCTTTGCCCTCGATGAAAATAATCCGCAACTGGACTTTGAGCGCCTGTGTAACCGGGTGGGGTTCTGGATGGCTACCGGGAGTGGCAAGACCCTCGTTCTGGTCAAACTCCTTGAAATCCTGCATTTACTCATGCGGCGGCAGGAGATCCCGGTTTGTGATGTTCTGATGCTGACCCACCGGGAAGACCTGCTGGTCCAATTCCAGAACGCGATTAACGAATACAACCACGCGCCGGATGCCCCCATCCATATCGAACTGTGCGAACTCAGGGAATACCCGGAGGCCAAGCGTGAGGCGCCGGGCGGTCTCCTCGGTCGTGATTCCACTCTGCGAGTGTTCTATTACCGCTCGGATAACTTGAGCGATGAGCATAAGGAACGTATTGTAGACTTCCGCAATTATGACAATGGCGGCCGGTGGTATGTCCTGCTCGATGAGGCCCACAAAGGTGTGGCCGAGGACTCTAAACGGAAATATATTTACACCATCATGACCCGAGCCGGGTTCCTGTTCAATTTTTCCGCCACCTTCACGGATACGCTTGATCTGACGACGACGGTCCATAATTTTAATCTGGCCGAGTTCATTTCACGTGGGTATGGCAAGCATATCGCCATCCTGAAACAGGAACTTACCGCCTTCAAACGGCGCGCGGGTGGCGATTATACGGATGACGAAAAGCGAAAAGTCGTTCTCAAGAGCATGATGCTGATCGCATGTACCGCCCGCAAAGTGCGGGAACTCCGGGCGGAGTCGGGTGTTCCTGGGCTCTATCATCACCCGTTGCTCCTTGCCCTGGTGAATTCCGTGAATACGGAAGATGCCGATCTGAAACTGTATTTCCAACAACTGATTGCGATTGGCAGGGGGGAAGTGCCCACTCCTATGTGGAATGCGGCGCGCGATGAATTGTGGGAGGAATTGGCATCCGAGCCTCCATTCCTGTACGAAGACCGCCGCACGCTCCGTGTGGCACAGGCTGACATTATGGATATTCGGCCTGCTGATATCTGGCGTGATGTTTACAACAGCGAATCGGGAAAGGCCGGGGAGATTGAAGTACTGGTGCGGCCGGGGAACATCCGGGAAATTGCCTTCAAACTCAAAACTTCGGCAAGGCCGTTCGCTCTGATTAAAATCGGCGATATCACAAAGTGGCTTAAGGAGAGTTTGACGGGCTTCGATGCAATTGAAACCCTGGAGGATGAAAGTTTCTTTACGCAACTGAACCAGGCGGATTCGTCCATCAACATCCTTATGGGCTCCCGCAGTTTTTATGAAGGCTGGGATTCGAATCGTCCTAACGTCATCAACTTTGTCAACATTGGGACAGGCGATGATGCCCGGAAGTTCATTATCCAGTCTGTGGGGCGAGGCGTGCGTATCCAGTCCTGGGGTGGGGCGCGGAAGCGGCTTGAAGAACTTCATGATGAATTTGATGACAAGGCGATGTTTCGACGTCTTCGCGAAAAAGCCGAAGCGCCTGAGACTCTATATGTGCTCGGGACCAATAGGGACGCCCTGAATGTCGTCCTTGAAGAACTCAAGAAAGAGAAGCCACTCGTCCAGGACTTCCTGCGATTGGAACTGAATCCAGAGGTTGGGAAACGTCTGCTGCTGGTGCCCGAATACCGGGATCAAAGCAAGCCGCTGATAGACGAGCGGGTGCCGTCAAAATTTGAGATTGCCTCAAAAGACTTCGATTTGGTGTCAAAATACGATGCCGCCGTCGAAGATGACCGGGTTTTGCTATTGGCGCATGGCGGTTCGCCCAGTGTGGTAAAGCATTTCCGGGATTGCAACAAGGATTCCGATAAATATTTCGCCAAGCAGAGTGCCCGCAGTTATCGCAATATGGAAGTTATGGTTGGGCGGGTGATGGACTATTTTGGGCTGCGGATGCGTGAGGTTGAGCGGATACGGGAGCTGGAACCGGACGATATTGTTCACTTCCGGCAGATGGCGGTGGATAAAGTGCATGCCGAGGAAATCCAGAACCGGGTCAACAAGGTCATTAATTCGCAAACCAAGGAAGCCAAGGGGCGTGTGGCCGAATTGACCAGTAAGGTTGGGCAGATGGAGCTTGGGTTAATTGAAGCAACCCGGATTATGGAGACTGAGGGACTGACCGGTCATGAGACCTACAATCAGGATCTGACCTTGGAATATTTGGCAAATCATTACTACCTGCCGACGATTTATTCCAATGGAAAGCGTCTCGACTACCTTAAGCATATCATTGACACCGAAAGTGAAGTCCGTTTTCTCGGGGTTCTGCGCGACTACGTCAAAAAATCCGACTGTGTTTTGAAGAAACTGGACTGGTGGATGTTTAGCAAGTTGGATCAATACCTGGATGATCCCTTCATCCCCTACTACGATCCCAAACAGAATCGCGAGGCCCGGTTTATTCCTGACTTCATCTTCTGGGGTCAGTCTGGGAAGGACTACGTCATTCATTTTGTGGATCCCAAAGGCATGGAGCAGATCGACTGGGAACGCAAAGTTGACGGCTACTGCCGCCAGTTTGAAAATGGCAAAGAGGCGCCCCGTGTGTTTTCCTTCGACAATCTTACTGTCACCGTCCGCCTGTCCTTGTTCACGTCAGATCGCAATAAGTGCCCAGCGGGAAGTTATAATCGTTTCTGGCATGATAACGCGCGGGATCTTTTCTCGGCTGCGGTCAAGGGTATGGCTTCTGTAAAAGTGTAA